One Archangium lipolyticum genomic region harbors:
- the hmgA gene encoding homogentisate 1,2-dioxygenase produces the protein MAMDGYMSGFGNELATEAVKGALPEGQNSPQRVPYGLYAEQLSGTAFTAPRRENRRSWLYRLRPSSSHAPFRPHPEGLLRSGPFTEAPVTPNRLRWSPLPRPSQPTDFLEGLVTFGGNGAPSLGTGVAIHQYLANRSMTDTVFFDADGELLIVPQSGRLRLVTEMGVLGLAPGEVGIVPRGVRFRAELPDGEAAGYICENYGALFRLPELGPIGANGLANPRDFLTPVAAFEDVDRPTRVVQKFQGRLWSAELDHSPLDVVAWHGNLAPYKYDLARFNTIGTVSYDHPDPSIFTVLTSPSESPGVANCDFVIFPPRWMVAENTFRPPWFHRNIMSEFMGLVHGAYDAKAEGFLPGGASLHNCMSGHGPDRETYERAVEVKLAPHKIADTLAFMFESRWVIAPTSFAMETPALQRDYDACWSSFQKARLPGTNAEKQR, from the coding sequence ATGGCGATGGACGGATACATGTCGGGATTCGGCAACGAGCTCGCGACGGAGGCCGTCAAGGGCGCGCTGCCGGAGGGGCAGAACTCACCCCAGCGCGTGCCGTACGGACTGTACGCGGAGCAGCTCTCGGGCACGGCGTTCACGGCGCCCCGGCGCGAGAACCGCCGCAGTTGGCTGTACCGGCTGCGTCCCAGCTCGAGCCATGCGCCCTTCCGTCCGCATCCGGAGGGCCTGCTGCGCAGCGGGCCCTTCACCGAGGCGCCCGTCACGCCCAACCGCCTGCGCTGGAGCCCACTCCCGCGTCCGTCCCAGCCGACCGACTTCCTCGAGGGGCTGGTGACGTTCGGTGGGAACGGCGCGCCGTCGCTCGGCACGGGCGTGGCGATCCACCAGTACCTGGCCAACCGGTCGATGACGGACACGGTGTTCTTCGACGCGGATGGAGAGCTGCTGATCGTCCCGCAGTCGGGGCGGCTCCGGCTCGTGACCGAGATGGGCGTGCTGGGGCTCGCGCCGGGTGAGGTCGGCATCGTGCCGCGCGGCGTGCGCTTCCGCGCCGAGCTGCCCGATGGTGAGGCGGCCGGGTACATCTGCGAGAACTACGGCGCGCTGTTCCGGCTCCCCGAGCTGGGGCCGATCGGCGCGAACGGGCTGGCCAACCCGCGTGACTTCCTCACGCCGGTCGCCGCGTTCGAGGACGTGGACCGGCCGACGCGCGTCGTGCAGAAGTTCCAGGGCCGTCTCTGGTCAGCCGAGCTCGACCACTCGCCGCTGGACGTGGTGGCCTGGCACGGCAACCTGGCGCCGTACAAGTACGACCTGGCGCGCTTCAACACGATCGGCACGGTGAGCTACGACCACCCGGATCCGTCGATCTTCACGGTGCTCACCTCGCCGAGCGAGAGCCCCGGGGTGGCCAACTGCGACTTCGTCATCTTCCCGCCGCGGTGGATGGTCGCCGAGAACACCTTCCGCCCGCCCTGGTTCCACCGCAACATCATGAGCGAGTTCATGGGGCTGGTGCACGGCGCGTACGACGCGAAGGCCGAGGGCTTCCTGCCGGGCGGCGCGTCGCTGCACAACTGCATGAGCGGCCACGGCCCGGACCGCGAGACCTACGAGCGCGCGGTGGAAGTGAAGCTCGCGCCCCACAAGATCGCCGACACGCTCGCGTTCATGTTCGAGTCCCGGTGGGTGATCGCCCCGACGTCCTTCGCGATGGAGACCCCCGCCCTGCAGCGTGACTACGACGCCTGCTGGTCGAGCTTCCAGAAGGCCCGGCTGCCCGGGACGAACGCGGAGAAGCAGCGGTGA